From Halotia branconii CENA392, the proteins below share one genomic window:
- the dapA gene encoding 4-hydroxy-tetrahydrodipicolinate synthase, giving the protein MGEFGRVLTAMITPFKADGSVNYDVAAELAAYLANNGTDTLVVCGTTGESPTLTWDEEYQLFVEVLQSVAGKAKVIAGCGSNSTKEAIAATQKAAKIGVHGSLQVVPYYNKPPQTGLYQHFAAIAQACPDLPLLLYNVPGRTGQNLSPETVTQLAEISNIVGIKEASGNLDQTSEIRRLTSKEFQIYSGDDSLTLPLLAVGAKGVVSVASHLVGNQLQQMIQAFSAGETEVATEIHLQLFPLFKALFLTTNPIPVKKALNLKGWEVGSTRLPLHEADLEVSQKLKVVLEKLHLI; this is encoded by the coding sequence GTGGGAGAATTTGGCAGAGTTTTAACCGCTATGATTACACCGTTCAAAGCAGACGGTAGCGTTAACTATGATGTAGCGGCAGAACTAGCAGCGTATCTAGCCAACAACGGTACAGATACATTGGTGGTGTGTGGTACAACAGGTGAATCCCCCACCCTGACTTGGGATGAGGAGTATCAGCTGTTTGTAGAAGTATTGCAGTCTGTAGCCGGAAAAGCCAAGGTGATAGCAGGATGTGGTTCTAATTCCACCAAAGAAGCGATCGCTGCTACTCAAAAGGCAGCTAAAATAGGAGTGCATGGTTCTTTACAAGTTGTACCTTATTACAATAAACCACCACAAACAGGTCTTTACCAACACTTCGCGGCGATCGCCCAAGCTTGTCCCGATTTGCCATTATTGTTATACAATGTTCCTGGGCGTACTGGTCAAAACCTCAGCCCTGAAACCGTTACCCAGTTAGCTGAGATTAGCAATATTGTTGGCATCAAAGAAGCTAGTGGAAATTTAGATCAGACCAGTGAAATACGCCGCTTGACATCAAAAGAATTTCAGATTTACTCTGGAGATGATTCCTTAACACTGCCCTTGTTAGCAGTTGGAGCCAAGGGTGTAGTAAGCGTAGCTTCTCATCTGGTAGGAAATCAACTACAGCAGATGATTCAAGCTTTTAGTGCGGGAGAAACTGAAGTTGCCACAGAAATTCATCTCCAACTCTTCCCGTTGTTTAAAGCTTTATTTTTAACTACAAATCCCATTCCAGTTAAAAAAGCATTGAATCTTAAAGGTTGGGAGGTTGGTTCAACTCGTCTACCCCTACACGAAGCTGATTTGGAAGTAAGTCAAAAATTAAAAGTGGTTCTAGAAAAACTTCATTTAATCTAA
- a CDS encoding aspartate-semialdehyde dehydrogenase codes for MSKSYRVAILGATGAVGTELLELLDCRNFPIADLKLLASERSVGRSLRFKGENLPVESVNDHALENVDLVLASAGGSTSKKWAAVAVEKGAVVIDNSSAFRMNPEVPLVVPEVNPSAVANHKGIIANPNCTTILMTVAVWPLHKIKPVQRIVASTYQSASGAGAKAMAEVKTQASAILQGQPPVAEVLPYPLAFNLFPHNSPLNDAGYCEEEMKMVNETQKIFGTQKIKITATCVRVPVLRAHSEAINLEFEEPFHPDEAREILSHSPGIKLLEDWNTNHFPMPIEATGKDEVLVGRIRQDISHTCGLELWLCGDQIRKGAALNAVQIAELLVAQNLLKPATAYVFN; via the coding sequence TTGTCTAAATCCTATCGTGTAGCTATTTTGGGAGCAACTGGTGCTGTTGGTACAGAGTTGCTAGAATTGCTGGATTGCCGTAATTTTCCGATCGCGGATTTAAAATTATTGGCATCTGAACGAAGTGTCGGGCGATCGCTGCGTTTTAAAGGAGAAAATTTACCAGTAGAATCAGTTAATGATCACGCCTTAGAAAACGTTGACTTGGTGCTAGCGAGTGCAGGTGGTTCCACATCGAAAAAATGGGCAGCAGTTGCAGTCGAAAAGGGTGCAGTAGTTATAGATAACTCCAGTGCCTTTCGCATGAACCCGGAAGTTCCCTTAGTAGTACCTGAGGTAAATCCCTCAGCAGTTGCTAACCATAAAGGCATTATTGCCAACCCCAACTGCACAACAATTTTGATGACAGTAGCAGTTTGGCCATTGCACAAAATCAAACCAGTGCAACGGATTGTAGCCTCAACTTATCAATCTGCTAGTGGGGCTGGTGCTAAAGCAATGGCAGAAGTCAAAACCCAAGCTAGCGCTATCTTACAAGGACAGCCACCAGTCGCTGAGGTATTGCCTTACCCATTAGCATTTAATTTATTTCCCCATAATTCTCCATTGAATGATGCCGGGTATTGTGAGGAAGAAATGAAAATGGTCAACGAAACCCAAAAGATTTTCGGAACCCAAAAGATTAAAATTACTGCCACTTGTGTACGGGTTCCCGTACTACGCGCTCATTCAGAAGCAATTAATTTAGAATTTGAGGAACCTTTTCACCCAGATGAAGCCAGAGAAATTTTAAGTCACTCTCCAGGCATAAAATTATTAGAAGATTGGAACACAAATCATTTTCCCATGCCAATAGAAGCAACTGGTAAAGACGAAGTTTTAGTAGGCAGGATTCGTCAAGATATTTCTCATACTTGTGGTTTAGAATTGTGGCTTTGTGGCGACCAAATCCGTAAAGGCGCAGCATTGAATGCAGTACAAATTGCCGAGTTATTAGTAGCACAAAATCTACTTAAACCTGCAACTGCCTATGTGTTTAACTAG